One genomic window of Coregonus clupeaformis isolate EN_2021a chromosome 12, ASM2061545v1, whole genome shotgun sequence includes the following:
- the fbxo2 gene encoding F-box only protein 2: MARNLLKNPAGEEQMEFWELTENGGSQWQVEEMPGDCGHGFGDDGVTKYFSTSFELCLKRQVVDLLAEGYAPDDLDAQPAVTVEDWYSGRTDSGCTYQLTVCLLDENEEILQEFKPESVTLDPDCDDCSWKQVNHTFSDYGPGLRLISFEHGGQDTKYWDGWFGVRVTGSSVIVEV; the protein is encoded by the exons ATGGCCAGGAATCTACTGAAGAACCCAGCTGGGGAAG AGCAGATGGAATTCTGGGAGCTGACAGAGAATGGCGGGAGCCAATGGCAGGTGGAAGAGATGCCGGGAGACTGTGGCCACGGTTTCGGTGACGATGGAGTGACCAAATACTTCAGTACCTCCTTTGA GCTGTGTCTGAAGAGGCAGGTGGTTGACCTACTGGCAGAGGGCTATGCTCCTGATGACCTCGATGCCCAGCCAGCTGTCACTGTGGAAGActg gtacagTGGGAGGACAGACAGTGGGTGCACCTACCAGTTGACAGTGTGTCTGTTGGATGAGAATGAGGAAATTCTTCAGGAATTTAAACCAGAATCTGTCACCCTGGACCCAGATTGTGATGACTGCTCCTGGAAACAG GTGAACCACACTTTCTCTGACTACGGTCCTGGCCTGCGCCTTATCTCGTTTGAACACGGAGGACAGGACACCAAGTACTGGGACGGCTGGTTTGGAGTCCGAGTCACTGGGAGCTCTGTTATTGTAGAGGTCTGA
- the LOC121577685 gene encoding small vasohibin-binding protein, translated as MEPACRKDKPKLNSTPTRGDRAKQKSAQQEEKQRQRAEIYALNKVMTELEQQQFEAFCKQMQSQGE; from the exons ATGGAGCCCGCCTGTCGCAAAGACAAGCCGAAGTTGAACTCTACTCCTACTCGCGGCGACAGGGCCAAGCAGAAATCTGCCCAGCAGGAAGAGAAACAACGACAGCGGGCAGAG aTCTACGCCCTGAATAAGGTGATGACAGAGCTGGAGCAGCAGCAGTTTGAGGCCTTTTGTAAGCAGATGCAGTCCCAGGGAGAGTGA